The sequence below is a genomic window from Marmota flaviventris isolate mMarFla1 chromosome 9, mMarFla1.hap1, whole genome shotgun sequence.
tttttgccagaagtagtggttgagaggcgatgccagcaagccattaagatgatgacttttgagttctctaggagttccccttgagttcagGTTGAGCTCTcccggggattcctgaagagttctcattggttggggaagtgtcggaggagggatttctggttggtggttGCTGGAGGAGCCTGGTAggtggcattcgggagagttcccgggagcATGTGTAGAGTGTGCTgctggagttcaaaaataaagtttgttcctcttgagtggctcctgatttgtgcccagccagactgcggcaagaatTAATTTGACAGAATTATTCACAGAGAGCggctggggtttagctcagtggtagagcacttgcctagcaggtgtggggccctgggttctattcccagcaccacataaaactacgtaaacaaaataaaggtattgtgtccatgaacaactaaaaatattttttaaaaaatttacagaaaattccACCTCATGggtatctataaagcaccaattaaaaaaataaatagaagaaacaccaatggagtagaggaaggggaagaaccaggaggcactggggactgaaatggagtaaattcaattcaattcatgtattattatgtcaaaatgaatccaactattatgtgtaactataacacacaaaaaacatttttaaaaagagtgtaaGAGTCTGTAATCCTTTTTATGagtaaaaaatgagaatataactGTTGACTAAAAAAGCAAGAGGTTTGAGTGACGAGTAGCCCTTGCTGCTCCAAGTAGCATCCAGCAAAAGGAAGGGGTAACAATCAATTTCATTTGGTTTCAGGCACAGAATCAGACTTTCTCTTTAACTCAATTTAGAGAGTTTTGTAAATGATATTCCTTTCTTTAGGCTGAACTATGGTGCCCAGAATTCTCTTTCTAGAATGTTTCGGTTAAGGTAAGTAATGAGAGGTTTTCTCTTGAGAGCTGGTGACTGTTCACATACATACAAGCCTTAGCCTTGCTGAGCTCTTGTGGGAGCCTTGGAACTCATTTCCAGCACCAGCTCCTGCAGAGCAGGGCTTACTTGGCTGAGATTCACAGTGAAAGAGGCCAGATAGTGACACTCTCACCCTGCAAAACCCACAGGGTAATATAGCTCAAAGTGCTCTCCCCAACTTTCACCTGCCTGGATGCTTAACCCTTCCCAGTTGGGCTCCCATTTTCCCACTGCAGATTTTACCTTCATAATGCTTTATTATAAGCTTCATAAATTACACTTTAGCTCCTTACACCCAGAAGCTTTCCTCCCACTATGTGGGTCTCTAGGATTTACATTTTCTAATTCGCTAAATCAGCTGAGCAGGCATTTTCTATGCCTTTGAGAGCTTAGATACACCTGAGGTGTGTGGGGCTAGCCTGCCAGTTTTGTAGCTCAAAGACTTTAAATAGAAACCCAGCAGGACTTAACTGTTGAAGCATCTGCCCTCTGGCCCAGCAGGCCCCTTCCTGAGTCAGTGACTTGGAAAGCAAGATCCTGGCTGCAGGAGTCCCTCTTGCTCCTCACCTCACAGCACACTGGGGCACCATCTTAGTGCTCTTTCCCTGCCCCTCCATCGCCTCATCTCCATTACCTCTTCTCCCTCAGAGCTAAgcagcagagctgctcacctgACTCATGGAGCTGCCAAATGCAGAGCAAAGCTCTGTTGTGTCTTCAAATTGCACAACTGAGGAAAATGACCCATGGATGAAGAACACCTAGAGTCCAGTAAGATTTCTATTGCAGATTTTTACAGGAAATGACCTGCAGAGACTTTCCAGGAATGCAGGTTggctctccctccctgcccatgACCTCAGAGGGGAATGCTCAGGATAAATAGCAGCCTTCTCTCCCTGTCCTTCCGCGACCAGCAGATCCACCCAACAAGACGTCAGGTGATTGTCAAGTGCAAGGAGTGAGTTTTTAAACCTTTactctattttctctttcctatcaAGATGTGATTTTCTTTGAACGGAATGAtcccttacatttttatttatttatttatctcatgTGTGGTGTGGATTGGGTTTAGGGGACCCATGGAGAATGCATTATAGCCTCCTCTAGAGTGGCAATCTGGTCCCAACTCCCCTATCCTCTGTTGGAGCCACCATGCTATTCTCTCAGACAGACTTGGATTCAGGGCTGATGGGGTCAGAGTGAAGGCTTTTGGTACCAAGTGAGTTCCTATTGCCAGATTTCCTAGAGGAACTACTAGCACTATAACGAGAACCAGTAGAAATGAAGAACTAGGCTCTCTTAGGATATAAATGTCAAAGGGAAAGGTGCCAGTCTCATCGGTGGCTGATTATGCCTCTCTTTCATTTCAGCACCATGAAGCTTCTCACAGGCCTGGTGTTTTGCTCTTTGGTCCTGGCAGTCAGTGGTGGGGTGTTTTCATTCGTGAGGGAAGCTGCTCAAGGTAAGGGTGGTGGAGAGATGGCTCTAGGGTTTACTTGGAGCACTCTGAAGGCCTGGAGCCAGTCTTATGTTGTGCTATCTTGTGTGGCAGGATGCCCCAGGTACACTGAGGAGCATTTCTTTAAAGGGACTGAAAAAAGCAGGTGGCAGAGTAGAGGTTTCCAATGAGCTATATATGAAGCCAATTTAGCCCAGTTGATGTGTCTGCTCACCACTTCCTAAAATTCCATTGTCAACAATGTCAGGCACACGTGAAATCACCTGGAGTTTAAACCCTGTGGATGCTTGGATTTTCTTCCTCCTCATATAGTCTGAGGAATTGGGCAGGGTTGTGTTCTGGGTGTCAGGACTTTCAGTATCTCCCCAGGTGATCAAAACAGGCCAACCCAGGTGAGAACCATTACACTAGGGTTTCCTCAAGCAACCACAGCATCAGTGCACTTCACTGAGCTTGCCAGAGGCACTCATGTCACAGTGATGTGCATTTAGGgtacagaaacacattttccttggGAGTCAGGGCAGAAGTGCCTCATGTCTGCAGCCCACTCAGGCTTTCCCCTCCTGGATGCCCCCTCCCTCACTGCAATTTCTAATCACATGGAACTTCATTCTGGAACAGTGGTTCTGGACCCGGTGTAATGTGCTGGCCCAGGGGACATTTTCAATGTGTGGCAATGTCTTTGGTTGTCCCACTGGGCGAATTTGCTGCCAACATCTAGTGGCAGACCAGAGAGCTGGTGAATATCCTACAGGACTCAGGGCAGCCCTGAACAACAGAGAACCACGTGACCCAATTTTTTCAACAGTGCTGAAGGTGAGGAATCCTGTTTGACAATGACACCTCCCTTCTGTCCTTAAACATAGCACATCTAAGTATGGTGAAGCTCACCCCAGCACAGTGGACCACCAAAGACAAACAGGTGTGGCCCCTAACAACTCTCACTAGAGTGACTTGCAGAAGCCAGCTAGGAATAGAGACGATTCCACTCAACCCATGATATCTATGGGTGCAAAAATCACAGatgaaattttgaatatattaattcCTGGATCCCCCTTGAAGGTGTTGTCACGATCTTTATGTATACTTGATAtcccttttgtcttttcttttccaattcaGGAAGTTGGGACATGTGGAGAGCCTACCAGGACATGAAAGAAGCAAATTTCATAGGTGCAGACAAATACTTCCATGCCCGAGGGAACTATGACGCTGCCCGAAGGGGACCTGGGGGTGCCTGGGCTGCTGAAGTGATCAGGTAAGGCAGGTTCCTGGGGATGCCAGGCCTGGGTGAGCAGAGCTTGACTGCCCTGGGGATCAGGAGGGAATGAGCCTGGCAGCAGTTTTCTGTGAGGCTTGAGTCTTCCTCCTGTCCTCTCTGCCTAGCCCTCCACCATGGTCAGTGCAGGGCCTGGGCCATTGACAGAGCCAGAGATGGCTGAGGATATGTGTGCCAACTCAGAACTAGAGAAAGGGAGGGCCACAGAGTGATCCCTAACCCTCCCTCCCTGGTGCTGTTCATCCAGGTTCAGGGTGAAGAGCCAGGTTGAGTAGGGCTGTGCCAGGCAAGGGTGGTATCTCAGCCCCTCTTCCTTGATCTTCCTGGGCTCCCCTCAGTGCCATCCCCTGGACAGCAGAGAATTGGGAGGGTAGTCTGGGGTTTATCAGccttctgaggaatctccttgCTGTCTTGCTTGATTTCAGTGAtgccagagagaacattcaggaaTTTTTTGGCCGAGGACATGAGGACTCCCAGGCAGACCAGGAAGCCAACAGAGCGGGCAGGAGAGGAGAAGACCCTAATAAATACAGACCTAAAGGGCTGCCTGGTAAATACTGAGCTTCATCTTCATTTTGTCTCAGGAGACTGACTGTGAGCCACCAAAGATTGGGATATGAAATCACTGCATTCTGTGTCCACATAAATGTGTGGATGGCCCATAGTTGTTGTTCAATAAATACATAAGAGATGGAAACTCTAGCAAGTGGGTGTTATATTTTGCATTGAGGGTGGGAAGTTTGGTACAAAGTGGTATACAATAAACACCAAGAAGACCCAGCCTGGACCTCAGGGTGTAGGGGATGTGATTTCAGTGGTCACACAACACAGACAGATACTGGCACTGAGCCTTCTCAGAATCAGACTCTCTCACTTGTCCAGGCCCCCGTGGTTAGCTGTTGCTATTTCCAGGCCTTTCCATGTCCAGACCACCTACTCCTGACAACTGTGTCCTGTCACCTTCTCTGCCCCCAGGGCCTTAGTCCTCAGTTCGTCTGCCTTTGGAGACATGGGGCATGGCTATGGGAAGGCTGGCTCTGTTATCCTGCCCCAGATACCACCATCTTGGTTTTCTGCTTAGTTTTTAGCAACATCTGCAAAGCCAATTATTCACCAATTTCTGTTCATTCTATCCAAGAAATACCTTCAGAGCAGTGTCTCCCACTCTATTTTTATTGCCTTATTTCAAGCCTAAATAAAGATGTAAGTGAACACCATTTGTGGTGTTGTATTTGTGAAGAACAGTCATGGTGGAAAAGATCTCCTTATCAGTCAGGTCCTGTAGGAGACAAACCAGGCAGAGATTtgaaaagggaaattttaataCTAGGAATGCTTAATTATCAACAATAGTTACCACCATGGATAATAAATCAGGAGGGTATAAACTTTGTATGATCCTCCCTAGAGGTAGACATTTGGTTCTCCTAGGCAAATCTATAGCCCATTACATGGAGAGAATGTTTTGTTGGGTGCCATAGTCAAAGCTGAGAAACAGGAACTCTATAGAGATAGCAATGGAACTTGATAGCATGCTGTCCAGGAGCCACTGTGCTCACTGGGAATGTGGGGTGAGGGAGCTATAAACCTGCTCAGAAGCTGTTCTCATGGGAGTAGCAGAAAGCATGCTACTGATCTCTCTGGAAAGCCAGCTGTGGAAGGGATGGATTTCTGAGTGAGTTGTATGCTCTCCACTTCATGTGCTGAAGCCTTTTTCCCAGAGTGGCTTTATTTGGATTTGAACCGATAGTCCTTATGAGTGAAGACAACAAagagcctctctctctctgaaaccCACAAGGTCACAGTAAGGAGGTACATGTTTGTAAGCCAGGAAGCGCACAGTCACCAGGTGCTCAATTAGCGTGTACCTTCATCTAGAACATCCTGGTgttcagaattttgaaaaataaatatctgtgtgGAAGCCACCTGTGGTACCTTGTTATGGCAGCTCAGGCTAACAGAAGTGGAGTGCTGTTGAACACACTGAAAATCTAATTGAGGTGCCACAGAAATTGTTGAAACAACCACGTCCTTCAGGTTTCACTAAAACTCCCTGGGCTGAGTGTCACTGGGTGTGGCAGGGGAGGATCCTCACAGGAGCCTGGGAAGCCAAAGCAGGGTACCAGGAAGATCTTCATTTCCCCCTATTTCTCCATTGCCCTCTACTGACAGAGATTAGCATCCTGCACAGCTGGCCAGAGTGAGGTGTTTAAGGGTCCAGCTCCAGGACCACAGACAGTCAAGGAAATGTGGATATGGGGCTCAAAGTAAACAAATTGATTACAGGTCTCCATTTTTGCTTTGAAAGTGGAATGAAGGAGGACTCTTAAGGGTAGGAGATTGATGAGAAAGTGAGATTTATAAGCTAAAGTCATTAAATTAGTTGTCAATTTGATTAGTAGGGAAGCTGTTGCTATAGTAAATCCCAAGAGAACTTTCTCATATAGTTCTTATCTGAAAGCACTAGTAGACATGGAGGTAAAGGAGATTTGGGATATTTGAGGGTGAGTTTATTTCACAATAAGACATGGGCAAGATCAACATGACAGTATGGATATTGACATCAGACTGGCTGGTGAGAGCAGTCTCAAGGCATTTTATCTTAGGGTTCCGGGAGGGTCAAGTTTGAAGGTGTTAAAAATTGTCAAaagtatggggtgaaggtgggagttcataacccacttgaatcaaagtgtggaatatgatatgtcaagaaatttgtaatgttttgaacaacccacaataaaaattaaaaaaaaaaaaaaattgtcaaaagacAGTAATGCTCAGGACAGCACTGTAGATCCGTTGTAGAGCGATTGCcgagcacatgtaaggcactgatTTTGATCCGCAGCactacataaagaaaataaaataaaagtattatgtccacgtacaactaaaaagttttttttaaaggagtataATGCTGATATGTGGATGTGCATAAGTCGATTATTTGTTGCAGTATTTAAATAGATTTGGAAGCAGTAGGGCAGCAGCAAAagaagaataagagaaagaatgACTTTTGTATCCAAGTAAGGTAAACTATTCAATCTTCTGTAGGTATGTAAAACTTCCTAATTAGTatattattactaaaaataatacaCGGGAATGAAACTTGGGTACAGAAATTCATTCACCAATTTGTAATGGATCACCTTGTCATGGGAGAAGAGGTGACTCCTGAGTAGGGTCTGAGAAGCTCccagagggaaagggaaattcAACTCAGGACCAGTGGGGATCTTGGCATGCATAAGGGAATAGCATTTCAGACTGAGCCACAGACAAAGGCATAgacaggtttatttaggaagtagGTGCACACTCAAGGGAAAATGTGGGCTATCTCAGGAGGGCGAAGTCCCTCCTTGGGTTGGGAAGATCCGACATTTATAGAGGAGCTGTAGTTTGGGACCAGTCTGGAGATAGAGCCAGTGTAGTACTGAGCCATGTACAGGAAAAAGTAGTCAACGGAACAAAAATCTCCAAGTAAGTCCTGAGTGCGTATGATAATTTAGTACATAATAAAGACTGTATATCAAAGTAGTAATAAGGGAGGGGTTATTCAATGAATGGGATTGGGATAATCAGGTGATCATCTTAATGATGTAAAgttgaaaacatattttgttaTGTTAAGACAGGTTCTAAATGTActtcatatttacaaaataatgcaaatgttatcaattttttaaaatttaaaagtaatgaatacaagaggtagtgaggggaaagggaaaaataatacaagtgggacaaatgaatgacactagagggggtagagagagaagaggggaggggaggggaggggaggggggatagtagaggataggaaaggcagcagaacacaacagacactagtatggcaatatgtaaatcaatggatgtgtaactgatgtgattctgcaatctgtgtatggggtaaaaatgggagttcataacccacttgaatcaaagtgtgaaatatgatatatcaagaactatgtaatgttttgaacaaccaacaataaaaaaaataaaaataaaagtaatgaatagttacaaaataatgaaaatattgtagCAACAATAAAATCTGCAGCACCCATGGAACATGAAGTGGGGAAAGTCAAACTATACCACAAAATTTAGAGGGCACTAAcgaaaatatcaataaagaatatatagaatTACTTTGCATACTGAATcaccacatgaaaatataaatggaagctggaaaaaataattgtaactcatatcaaagaaaaaggGCTAATTTTTCCTTGTATAAAAAATTCTTGGtgtctggggtgtggctcagcagtaaagtgcttgcctccacgtgtgaggcacttggttcaatcctcagcaccacataaaagtaaataaaataaaaatactgcattcatgtacaactaaaaaatattttttaaaaaattcttgcaaaataataaataaacacaccAAGCACCAATATGAAAAATACCATTTTGAAAAGAAGATATCATTGTATAATtcctaaaaaatacaaatggctctttttaaaattttttaaatatttcttttttatttgttctaagtagttatacctgacagtagaagcAAATGTCTCTTAAACACAGGGGAGGATGTGAAATCAAGCtcataataagagaaataaaaaactaaaattacactgagctatattttaTCTACCAAAATTTCAAACATCAAAAGGTTTGATAGTATACTATGTAAGAGAAAGTGTGGAACTAGGCATTCTCACGCATTTTGGTGAGAGTGCAGATTTATAGAGACCTCATGGAAGGTAATTTGTGACCtacataaaagtttttaaagtcTCCTATCTTTTCACCAGGTCacttacttaaaaatttattctagagAATATTTGTACATGTTCCAGAGATGTATAAACAATAAATGAAGTATAAGCCTGTTTTGTTTACAATAGCAATATATGAGTAACACTCACAGCGGCCATCAATATTGTATTGTGTAATAATGGTCTATTCAAACAGCGTAATCATGTGCtgctgttaaaaacaaacaaataaataacacaaaactGATATGGAAGGATTTCCaagatatattaaatttttaaaatataagtaatatatgTTGGTATGAAAACGAagtatctatctatcatctatcttgAATCAACTACCTAGAAGACCCTTACCCTTGATCTTCCTGCTGTATgccctttcttcctctgttttgcCAGATCATTACTTCATCTCTTGGCTGGTAGAGTAGCTGGAGACTGTTGTTCTTTAGGGAGAATACAATCATAGGATCCTTGGTGAAAccttactttttctttaatcaaATTTTTGTACACATAATCTTTCTTGTTTATTGATCGGAATCTTACAGGTTTTATCATCAAATAAGTGTGAGATTtctcttatatatttataatcattatccCCCAATTATAAGACTCATTTTTATGAAGACACAGCCTGGATTTGATGCCCATTTTCTGCCCAACATGTCATGGAGTGGCTGTCCCATAGAAGGCACTCACTAACTGGTGCATGAATAGACAAAGTCATGCTCATAGAATAATAGAAGTGAAAAACTCTTACCACCTAGCAATGTGATAACCACAATAACACTGTACTCCAGGTTATTAGTCACATGTTTGTGTAATGCTGTTGTAAACAAACCTACAACACTGCCAGTTACATAAAAGTATTACACCAAAAGTTCTGTATGCATATAATAGTAgatgatgataataaatgactatgttactgtttatgtatttactatgtCACACTATTAtggggggggtactgaggatgaaATTAGAACCCAAGGGCAATTAACCACAGAGCTACGAACcagacgttttttttttttttttcttttaattttgagacagagtctctctaagtttcttaagacttctcactaagttgctgaccttggccttgaacttgtgatcctgctgcctcggcctcctaagtcactgggatgacaggcatgagccaccaagcCTGACTCTACCCCACATTTTATTGGTATTTCCTAGTCTACACTATGACTTCTTCTTAGTAAAAGAAAGCCTTGCTGTAGAACACTATGCCCTGTGCTGCCAGCAGCAGTCTCATACATTTGTATCCACTGTGTGTCCTGATGGAGTCAAGAGGCCACATGGACTGACTGACCTTCACTCGAAGATGTCCACTCAACAGCATGATAGCCTCATGCATCAGTCAGAACACATCCCTGCCTTTAAGTGATGCATGATTGAACTTGTGAAATTCTGAAGACCCAGAGTAACATGAGCTTCCCACTACCTAGAAACATAGACACCATTTGATGTCCAACTTCCTAGGTGGCCTTTCACTAAAGAATCATTTCTTTGACCAAATGTCATCTGCACTTCTCGAGTATGTGGAAACCCCCGCCCCCACGTCAGTATGGCAGAGCAGAAGTCACACCAGTTCTGTCTGAGCCCAAGACATGGCTCTTTACTTCAATGCCAAGCTGCTTCCAAGTCCAGGTGGCCAGATTTGAGGATCTTTGCTAGGAGGGAACCCAATGGCACAGCCTCTACTGGATAGGTATTGGGGTGTTTAGTAATGGAACTTTGTGGTAGAAGCATGGCAAGACAGCAAGGGGACAATGTTCAGGTGTTGGCTGCCAGAGCTGATATTGCTGTGCCCTATGGCATTCTTCCAATCCAAACCACTCAACCTGTGATTTACCATAATCCACCCCTCCTCTTGTCAAGGGGTTTACAAATTCCAAGAAAGGAACATTTGGGATGTTCTGGAGGCAAAGAACTAGAGTAGGAAGAGCATAAGCCACAGGGCGGAATGTGTCCTGGGTGCCGGTCCTTGAAAGGTTCCCTTAGATGCTCTAAAGCTTCCCTTCAGAAAGGGTTTACAGGCAGATTCATCTTTAGTTGTAATTTTTGATTTTGTTagaagggattgaacccaagggcattg
It includes:
- the LOC114084396 gene encoding serum amyloid A-5 protein-like isoform X1 — its product is MKLLTGLVFCSLVLAVSGGVFSFVREAAQGSWDMWRAYQDMKEANFIGADKYFHARGNYDAARRGPGGAWAAEVISTMKLLTGLVFCSLVLAVSGGVFSFVREAAQGSWDMWRAYQDMKEANFIGADKYFHARGNYDAARRGPGGAWAAEVISDARENIQEFFGRGHEDSQADQEANRAGRRGEDPNKYRPKGLPGKY